A genome region from Bemisia tabaci chromosome 3, PGI_BMITA_v3 includes the following:
- the HDAC6 gene encoding histone deacetylase 6 isoform X2 — MSSAPKNDSPDQGAPVRRSNRLNSKGRTPSASLIAAKKAAIERAKKAQTYVVNIRDIYQLAEDAKAMVNKPTGVVYDKRMVEHHCLWDENYPECPDRFTYVLSRCQEMGLLSRCKQIQSREASEEEVLKKHSPKQIELLRATENSQNFEELEDISSHYDAIYIHPSTYRLSLLAAGSTIDLVEAVCKNEIQNGMAIIRPPGHHAMKSEYCGYCFFNNVALAAQHALDNLGVSKILIVDWDVHHGQATQQMFFDDNRVVYFSIHRYEHGTFWPNLRESDFDYIGTGAGRGYNFNVPLNKTGMTNTDYLAIFHQLLLPLASEFQPELIIVSSGYDAALGCFEGEMEITPACYAHLVNSLSAFAHGKIAVILEGGYCLKSLAEGAALTLRSLLGDPVPMIESLGQPCDSIIETILNVIYTHQDYWQCYQFTEKYKLNEKSELPPTVKKHVPIAPFKFEGEAKLEKYETRNCYPVQSNETKELIKKRLDDLIYRTQLLAPKPVCFVYDEIMLRHQNPYDGNHPEKPARLSSIFEKHSEYGLLERLHILKSRVATKEELLLVHKEEHIDAMEQLSELTDSELKSKADGFDSIYFNKFSYEAATVAAGSLLQVVDSVLNGDSRAGVAVVRPPGHHAEVEEPCGFCLFNSASVAAKYAIEMHGLKRVLLLDWDVHHGNGSQEIFEADPQVLYISLHRYDNGSFFPHSTDAAHTVVGEGKGRGFNVNIPWNKRGIGNAEYIAAFHQIVLPIAYQFNPELIIVSAGFDAAIGDPLGGYKVTPEAYGHFTHWLSSLANGRVILTLEGGYNVRTISYAMTMCTKALLHDPIPILDPLTPINPSAIQSIKQVISVQSEFWSALQFLVAIPSDKVLEGKPDELISMMGDLSLKLGDYANEVTKSYDEKDFGNLSWNCDKNSSNGDDCKVTGISLNNNRHVTPSSVCISSNVSTPDSLKSDSLNPCFTSNCSDSSIVSTPNYLQCDPSTLNFSSVSSLTPNSVKSDCSNFNSSSSSVASQGLSTPNFIKSDQLGNNSFESSSNYLSCDSSFQVVSPGLSIMNMNNDSPKNSNQKFTMDDGAGCSSSSASSSQKPENIQTLSDYLAENMELLVGGEMFAVVPKKNCPHLSLVRKVPETGVNTKVPCATCSSTAENWSCLTCYTVQCGRYIKGHMAEHSTKEGHPVVLSFSDLSVWCYGCEAYLDNEVLYEARNAAHQDKFGSALPWSYGPKASS; from the exons atgtcCAGTGCTCCTAAGAACGATTCTCCAGACCAAGGAGCTCCTGTTCGTCGTTCCAATCGACTGAATTCCAAG GGTCGTACTCCATCTGCCTCTTTAATAGCTGCAAAGAAAGCTGCTATCGAAAGAGCCAAAAAAGCTCAAACATACGTTGTCAACATCAGAGATATTTATCAATTG GCTGAGGATGCTAAGGCTATGGTCAATAAACCAACAGGAGTTGTGTATGATAAACGTATGGTGGAACATCATTGTCTTTGGGATGAAAACTACCCAGAATGTCCCGACAGATTTACTTACGTTCTATCCAG GTGTCAAGAAATGGGTTTACTTTCTCGATGCAAACAGATTCAATCTCGTGAAGCAAGTGAggaagaagttttgaaaaaacactcGCCAAAACAAATTGAACTGTTGAGAGCtactgaaaatagccaaaattttgaggagttGGAAGATATTTCCTCACACTATGATGCCATTTATATTCACCCT AGCACATATCGACTGTCTTTGCTGGCGGCTGGTAGTACAATCGACCTCGTTGAAGCTGTTTGCAAGAATGAAATTCAGAATGGCATGGCCATTATCAG ACCACCAGGACATCatgcaatgaaaagtgaatatTGTGGTTACTGTTTCTTCAACAACGTGGCATTAGCAGCACAGCATGCTTTAGACAATCTTGGTGTATCCAAAATACTTATTGTTGACTGGGATGTCCACCATGGGCAAGCGACACAACAAATGTTCTTTGACGACAATCG AGTTGTATATTTTTCTATACATCGTTATGAGCACGGAACATTCTGGCCTAACTTAAGGGAAAGTGATTTTGATTACATCGGCACAGGTGCTGGAAGAGGGTACAATTTTAATGTGCCTCTCAATAAAACTGGAATGACGAATACAGATTACTTGGCGATTTTCCATCAGCTGCTTTTACCTTTAGCTTCAGAG TTTCAGCCAGAATTAATTATAGTCTCTTCAGGATATGATGCTGCCCTTGGCTGCTTTGAG GGAGAGATGGAAATTACTCCAGCCTGTTACGCACATTTGGTAAACAGTCTTTCTGCCTTTGCTCATGGCAAAATCGCAGTTATTCTTGAG GGTGGATACTGCCTGAAATCATTAGCCGAAGGTGCAGCTTTAACACTACGTTCACTCTTGGGAGATCCGGTTCCTATGATAGAATCTCTCGGGCAACCTTGTGACAG catAATTGAAACTATTTTGAATGTGATTTACACTCATCAAGATTACTGGCAATGTTATCAGTTCACGGAAAAGTACAAACTCAACGAAAAGAGTGAATTGCCTCCGACCgtaaaaaaacatgttcctATTGCTCCGTTCAAGTTTGAAGGCGAAGCAAAACTTGAAAAGTATGAAACCCGCAACTGTTACCCTGTTCAATCAAATGAAACCAAAGAATTGATCAAAAAACGATTAGATGACTTAATATACC GTACTCAACTTTTAGCTCCAAAGCCTGTTTGCTTCGTCTATGATGAAATAATGTTACGACATCAGAATCCGTACGATGG AAATCATCCAGAAAAACCAGCAAGGCTATCGAGTATCTTTGAAAAACACAGTGAATATGGACTCTTAGAGAGGCTGCATATTCTTAAG AGCCGCGTAGCGACCAAAGAAGAGCTATTATTAGTACATAAAGAGGAACATATCGATGCAATGGAGCAGCTGAGTGAGCTAACTGATTCTGAGCTAAAATCAAAAGCGGATGGTTTTGACTCAATCTACTTTAACAAATTTAGTTATGAGGCAGCAACTGTTGCAGCAGGCAGTCTTTTGCAA GTTGTCGATAGTGTTTTAAATGGTGATAGTCGGGCTGGTGTTGCAGTTGTGAGACCACCAGGTCACCATGCTGAGGTTGAGGAACCTTGTGGTTTCTGCCTCTTCAATTCAGCCTCTGTTGCTGCAAAATATGCAATTGAAATGCATGGATTGAAAAG agttcTTTTGCTTGATTGGGATGTTCACCATGGTAATGGAAGTCAGGAGATATTCGAGGCTGATCCGCAAGTGCTTTACATTTCTTTACACCGGTATGATAACGGTTCCTTCTTCCCTCACTCTACAGATGCTGCACACACAGTCGTTGGTGAAGGGAAAGGCAGAGGCTTTAATGTTAATATCCCATGGAATAAG CGGGGCATTGGTAATGCTGAGTATATTGCagcatttcatcaaattgttcTTCCAATTGCATATCAGTTCAATCCTGAGCTTATTATTGTGTCAGCTGGCTTTGATGCTGCCATCGGAGATCCTCTTGGTG GATACAAAGTTACTCCTGAAGCATATGGCCACTTTACACACTGGTTATCAAGCTTAGCTAATGGTCGAGTTATTTTGACGTTGGAAGGAGGGTACAATGTGCGCACAATATCTTACGCTATGACCATGTGCACCAAAGCCCTACTACACGACCCCATTCCCATACTCGATCCCCTCACACCAATTAATCCAAGCGCTATTCAATCGATTAAGCAAGTTATCAGTGTTCAGTCAGAATTTTGGTCTGCCCTCCAATTTTTAGTAGCTATTCCAAGTGACAAAGTTTTAGAAGGAAAACCAGACGAACTCATCTCAATGATGGGCGATTTATCCCTAAAATTGGGTGATTACGCCAATGAAGTAACCAAGTCCTATGACGAAaaagattttggaaatttgagcTGGAACTGTGATAAAAATTCAAGCAATGGTGACGATTGTAAAGTGACTGGAATCTCTTTGAACAACAACCGACATGTCACGCCATCATCTGTTTGTATTTCTTCAAATGTCTCAACTCCCGATTCTTTGAAAAGTGATTCTCTTAACCCTTGTTTTACGTCCAATTGTTCAGACTCGAGTATTGTATCAACGCCAAACTATTTACAATGTGATCCATcaactctcaatttttcatcagttaGTAGCCTTACTCCAAATTCCGTAAAAAGTGATTGCTCAAATTTCAACTCATCGTCCAGCTCTGTGGCCTCTCAAGGCCTTTCAacaccaaatttcataaaaagtgATCAATTAGGCAATAACTCCTTTGAATCTAGTTCAAATTACCTCTCCTGTGATAGTAGTTTTCAGGTAGTATCACCTGGCTTATCGATAATGAATATGAATAATGATTCTCCGAAAAACAGCAATCAGAAATTCACTATGGACGACGGAGCAGGGTGCTCATCATCCTCAGCATCATCATCTCAAAAGCCTGAAAATATTCAAACTCTCTCGGATTACTTGGCGGAAAATATGGAG cttttggtCGGTGGAGAAATGTTTGCTGTGGTACCCAAGAAAAATTGTCCCCACTTGTCCCTTGTCAGGAAAGTACCTGAAACAGGAGTTAACACCAAAGTTCCTTGTGCAACTTGTAGTTCAACAGCAGAAAATTGGTCCTGCCTTACGTGTTACACT GTTCAATGCGGTCGATACATAAAAGGACACATGGCTGAACATAGCACTAAAGAGGGTCATCCTGTGGTTCTCAGTTTTTCTGATCTCTCCGTTTGGTGTTATGGATGTGAAGCATATCTTGATAACGAG GTTCTGTATGAGGCACGAAACGCAGCGCATCAGGACAAATTTGGCTCCGCATTACCGTGGTCTTATGGTCCCAAAGCATCCTCGTGA
- the HDAC6 gene encoding histone deacetylase 6 isoform X1, with translation MSSAPKNDSPDQGAPVRRSNRLNSKGRTPSASLIAAKKAAIERAKKAQTYVVNIRDIYQLAEDAKAMVNKPTGVVYDKRMVEHHCLWDENYPECPDRFTYVLSRCQEMGLLSRCKQIQSREASEEEVLKKHSPKQIELLRATENSQNFEELEDISSHYDAIYIHPSTYRLSLLAAGSTIDLVEAVCKNEIQNGMAIIRPPGHHAMKSEYCGYCFFNNVALAAQHALDNLGVSKILIVDWDVHHGQATQQMFFDDNRVVYFSIHRYEHGTFWPNLRESDFDYIGTGAGRGYNFNVPLNKTGMTNTDYLAIFHQLLLPLASEFAPELVLISAGFDAAMGDEKGEMEITPACYAHLVNSLSAFAHGKIAVILEGGYCLKSLAEGAALTLRSLLGDPVPMIESLGQPCDSIIETILNVIYTHQDYWQCYQFTEKYKLNEKSELPPTVKKHVPIAPFKFEGEAKLEKYETRNCYPVQSNETKELIKKRLDDLIYRTQLLAPKPVCFVYDEIMLRHQNPYDGNHPEKPARLSSIFEKHSEYGLLERLHILKSRVATKEELLLVHKEEHIDAMEQLSELTDSELKSKADGFDSIYFNKFSYEAATVAAGSLLQVVDSVLNGDSRAGVAVVRPPGHHAEVEEPCGFCLFNSASVAAKYAIEMHGLKRVLLLDWDVHHGNGSQEIFEADPQVLYISLHRYDNGSFFPHSTDAAHTVVGEGKGRGFNVNIPWNKRGIGNAEYIAAFHQIVLPIAYQFNPELIIVSAGFDAAIGDPLGGYKVTPEAYGHFTHWLSSLANGRVILTLEGGYNVRTISYAMTMCTKALLHDPIPILDPLTPINPSAIQSIKQVISVQSEFWSALQFLVAIPSDKVLEGKPDELISMMGDLSLKLGDYANEVTKSYDEKDFGNLSWNCDKNSSNGDDCKVTGISLNNNRHVTPSSVCISSNVSTPDSLKSDSLNPCFTSNCSDSSIVSTPNYLQCDPSTLNFSSVSSLTPNSVKSDCSNFNSSSSSVASQGLSTPNFIKSDQLGNNSFESSSNYLSCDSSFQVVSPGLSIMNMNNDSPKNSNQKFTMDDGAGCSSSSASSSQKPENIQTLSDYLAENMELLVGGEMFAVVPKKNCPHLSLVRKVPETGVNTKVPCATCSSTAENWSCLTCYTVQCGRYIKGHMAEHSTKEGHPVVLSFSDLSVWCYGCEAYLDNEVLYEARNAAHQDKFGSALPWSYGPKASS, from the exons atgtcCAGTGCTCCTAAGAACGATTCTCCAGACCAAGGAGCTCCTGTTCGTCGTTCCAATCGACTGAATTCCAAG GGTCGTACTCCATCTGCCTCTTTAATAGCTGCAAAGAAAGCTGCTATCGAAAGAGCCAAAAAAGCTCAAACATACGTTGTCAACATCAGAGATATTTATCAATTG GCTGAGGATGCTAAGGCTATGGTCAATAAACCAACAGGAGTTGTGTATGATAAACGTATGGTGGAACATCATTGTCTTTGGGATGAAAACTACCCAGAATGTCCCGACAGATTTACTTACGTTCTATCCAG GTGTCAAGAAATGGGTTTACTTTCTCGATGCAAACAGATTCAATCTCGTGAAGCAAGTGAggaagaagttttgaaaaaacactcGCCAAAACAAATTGAACTGTTGAGAGCtactgaaaatagccaaaattttgaggagttGGAAGATATTTCCTCACACTATGATGCCATTTATATTCACCCT AGCACATATCGACTGTCTTTGCTGGCGGCTGGTAGTACAATCGACCTCGTTGAAGCTGTTTGCAAGAATGAAATTCAGAATGGCATGGCCATTATCAG ACCACCAGGACATCatgcaatgaaaagtgaatatTGTGGTTACTGTTTCTTCAACAACGTGGCATTAGCAGCACAGCATGCTTTAGACAATCTTGGTGTATCCAAAATACTTATTGTTGACTGGGATGTCCACCATGGGCAAGCGACACAACAAATGTTCTTTGACGACAATCG AGTTGTATATTTTTCTATACATCGTTATGAGCACGGAACATTCTGGCCTAACTTAAGGGAAAGTGATTTTGATTACATCGGCACAGGTGCTGGAAGAGGGTACAATTTTAATGTGCCTCTCAATAAAACTGGAATGACGAATACAGATTACTTGGCGATTTTCCATCAGCTGCTTTTACCTTTAGCTTCAGAG TTTGCGCCTGAGTTGGTTCTTATTTCGGCTGGCTTTGACGCAGCCATGGGTGACGAAAAG GGAGAGATGGAAATTACTCCAGCCTGTTACGCACATTTGGTAAACAGTCTTTCTGCCTTTGCTCATGGCAAAATCGCAGTTATTCTTGAG GGTGGATACTGCCTGAAATCATTAGCCGAAGGTGCAGCTTTAACACTACGTTCACTCTTGGGAGATCCGGTTCCTATGATAGAATCTCTCGGGCAACCTTGTGACAG catAATTGAAACTATTTTGAATGTGATTTACACTCATCAAGATTACTGGCAATGTTATCAGTTCACGGAAAAGTACAAACTCAACGAAAAGAGTGAATTGCCTCCGACCgtaaaaaaacatgttcctATTGCTCCGTTCAAGTTTGAAGGCGAAGCAAAACTTGAAAAGTATGAAACCCGCAACTGTTACCCTGTTCAATCAAATGAAACCAAAGAATTGATCAAAAAACGATTAGATGACTTAATATACC GTACTCAACTTTTAGCTCCAAAGCCTGTTTGCTTCGTCTATGATGAAATAATGTTACGACATCAGAATCCGTACGATGG AAATCATCCAGAAAAACCAGCAAGGCTATCGAGTATCTTTGAAAAACACAGTGAATATGGACTCTTAGAGAGGCTGCATATTCTTAAG AGCCGCGTAGCGACCAAAGAAGAGCTATTATTAGTACATAAAGAGGAACATATCGATGCAATGGAGCAGCTGAGTGAGCTAACTGATTCTGAGCTAAAATCAAAAGCGGATGGTTTTGACTCAATCTACTTTAACAAATTTAGTTATGAGGCAGCAACTGTTGCAGCAGGCAGTCTTTTGCAA GTTGTCGATAGTGTTTTAAATGGTGATAGTCGGGCTGGTGTTGCAGTTGTGAGACCACCAGGTCACCATGCTGAGGTTGAGGAACCTTGTGGTTTCTGCCTCTTCAATTCAGCCTCTGTTGCTGCAAAATATGCAATTGAAATGCATGGATTGAAAAG agttcTTTTGCTTGATTGGGATGTTCACCATGGTAATGGAAGTCAGGAGATATTCGAGGCTGATCCGCAAGTGCTTTACATTTCTTTACACCGGTATGATAACGGTTCCTTCTTCCCTCACTCTACAGATGCTGCACACACAGTCGTTGGTGAAGGGAAAGGCAGAGGCTTTAATGTTAATATCCCATGGAATAAG CGGGGCATTGGTAATGCTGAGTATATTGCagcatttcatcaaattgttcTTCCAATTGCATATCAGTTCAATCCTGAGCTTATTATTGTGTCAGCTGGCTTTGATGCTGCCATCGGAGATCCTCTTGGTG GATACAAAGTTACTCCTGAAGCATATGGCCACTTTACACACTGGTTATCAAGCTTAGCTAATGGTCGAGTTATTTTGACGTTGGAAGGAGGGTACAATGTGCGCACAATATCTTACGCTATGACCATGTGCACCAAAGCCCTACTACACGACCCCATTCCCATACTCGATCCCCTCACACCAATTAATCCAAGCGCTATTCAATCGATTAAGCAAGTTATCAGTGTTCAGTCAGAATTTTGGTCTGCCCTCCAATTTTTAGTAGCTATTCCAAGTGACAAAGTTTTAGAAGGAAAACCAGACGAACTCATCTCAATGATGGGCGATTTATCCCTAAAATTGGGTGATTACGCCAATGAAGTAACCAAGTCCTATGACGAAaaagattttggaaatttgagcTGGAACTGTGATAAAAATTCAAGCAATGGTGACGATTGTAAAGTGACTGGAATCTCTTTGAACAACAACCGACATGTCACGCCATCATCTGTTTGTATTTCTTCAAATGTCTCAACTCCCGATTCTTTGAAAAGTGATTCTCTTAACCCTTGTTTTACGTCCAATTGTTCAGACTCGAGTATTGTATCAACGCCAAACTATTTACAATGTGATCCATcaactctcaatttttcatcagttaGTAGCCTTACTCCAAATTCCGTAAAAAGTGATTGCTCAAATTTCAACTCATCGTCCAGCTCTGTGGCCTCTCAAGGCCTTTCAacaccaaatttcataaaaagtgATCAATTAGGCAATAACTCCTTTGAATCTAGTTCAAATTACCTCTCCTGTGATAGTAGTTTTCAGGTAGTATCACCTGGCTTATCGATAATGAATATGAATAATGATTCTCCGAAAAACAGCAATCAGAAATTCACTATGGACGACGGAGCAGGGTGCTCATCATCCTCAGCATCATCATCTCAAAAGCCTGAAAATATTCAAACTCTCTCGGATTACTTGGCGGAAAATATGGAG cttttggtCGGTGGAGAAATGTTTGCTGTGGTACCCAAGAAAAATTGTCCCCACTTGTCCCTTGTCAGGAAAGTACCTGAAACAGGAGTTAACACCAAAGTTCCTTGTGCAACTTGTAGTTCAACAGCAGAAAATTGGTCCTGCCTTACGTGTTACACT GTTCAATGCGGTCGATACATAAAAGGACACATGGCTGAACATAGCACTAAAGAGGGTCATCCTGTGGTTCTCAGTTTTTCTGATCTCTCCGTTTGGTGTTATGGATGTGAAGCATATCTTGATAACGAG GTTCTGTATGAGGCACGAAACGCAGCGCATCAGGACAAATTTGGCTCCGCATTACCGTGGTCTTATGGTCCCAAAGCATCCTCGTGA
- the HDAC6 gene encoding histone deacetylase 6 isoform X3 — protein sequence MAEDAKAMVNKPTGVVYDKRMVEHHCLWDENYPECPDRFTYVLSRCQEMGLLSRCKQIQSREASEEEVLKKHSPKQIELLRATENSQNFEELEDISSHYDAIYIHPSTYRLSLLAAGSTIDLVEAVCKNEIQNGMAIIRPPGHHAMKSEYCGYCFFNNVALAAQHALDNLGVSKILIVDWDVHHGQATQQMFFDDNRVVYFSIHRYEHGTFWPNLRESDFDYIGTGAGRGYNFNVPLNKTGMTNTDYLAIFHQLLLPLASEFAPELVLISAGFDAAMGDEKGEMEITPACYAHLVNSLSAFAHGKIAVILEGGYCLKSLAEGAALTLRSLLGDPVPMIESLGQPCDSIIETILNVIYTHQDYWQCYQFTEKYKLNEKSELPPTVKKHVPIAPFKFEGEAKLEKYETRNCYPVQSNETKELIKKRLDDLIYRTQLLAPKPVCFVYDEIMLRHQNPYDGNHPEKPARLSSIFEKHSEYGLLERLHILKSRVATKEELLLVHKEEHIDAMEQLSELTDSELKSKADGFDSIYFNKFSYEAATVAAGSLLQVVDSVLNGDSRAGVAVVRPPGHHAEVEEPCGFCLFNSASVAAKYAIEMHGLKRVLLLDWDVHHGNGSQEIFEADPQVLYISLHRYDNGSFFPHSTDAAHTVVGEGKGRGFNVNIPWNKRGIGNAEYIAAFHQIVLPIAYQFNPELIIVSAGFDAAIGDPLGGYKVTPEAYGHFTHWLSSLANGRVILTLEGGYNVRTISYAMTMCTKALLHDPIPILDPLTPINPSAIQSIKQVISVQSEFWSALQFLVAIPSDKVLEGKPDELISMMGDLSLKLGDYANEVTKSYDEKDFGNLSWNCDKNSSNGDDCKVTGISLNNNRHVTPSSVCISSNVSTPDSLKSDSLNPCFTSNCSDSSIVSTPNYLQCDPSTLNFSSVSSLTPNSVKSDCSNFNSSSSSVASQGLSTPNFIKSDQLGNNSFESSSNYLSCDSSFQVVSPGLSIMNMNNDSPKNSNQKFTMDDGAGCSSSSASSSQKPENIQTLSDYLAENMELLVGGEMFAVVPKKNCPHLSLVRKVPETGVNTKVPCATCSSTAENWSCLTCYTVQCGRYIKGHMAEHSTKEGHPVVLSFSDLSVWCYGCEAYLDNEVLYEARNAAHQDKFGSALPWSYGPKASS from the exons ATG GCTGAGGATGCTAAGGCTATGGTCAATAAACCAACAGGAGTTGTGTATGATAAACGTATGGTGGAACATCATTGTCTTTGGGATGAAAACTACCCAGAATGTCCCGACAGATTTACTTACGTTCTATCCAG GTGTCAAGAAATGGGTTTACTTTCTCGATGCAAACAGATTCAATCTCGTGAAGCAAGTGAggaagaagttttgaaaaaacactcGCCAAAACAAATTGAACTGTTGAGAGCtactgaaaatagccaaaattttgaggagttGGAAGATATTTCCTCACACTATGATGCCATTTATATTCACCCT AGCACATATCGACTGTCTTTGCTGGCGGCTGGTAGTACAATCGACCTCGTTGAAGCTGTTTGCAAGAATGAAATTCAGAATGGCATGGCCATTATCAG ACCACCAGGACATCatgcaatgaaaagtgaatatTGTGGTTACTGTTTCTTCAACAACGTGGCATTAGCAGCACAGCATGCTTTAGACAATCTTGGTGTATCCAAAATACTTATTGTTGACTGGGATGTCCACCATGGGCAAGCGACACAACAAATGTTCTTTGACGACAATCG AGTTGTATATTTTTCTATACATCGTTATGAGCACGGAACATTCTGGCCTAACTTAAGGGAAAGTGATTTTGATTACATCGGCACAGGTGCTGGAAGAGGGTACAATTTTAATGTGCCTCTCAATAAAACTGGAATGACGAATACAGATTACTTGGCGATTTTCCATCAGCTGCTTTTACCTTTAGCTTCAGAG TTTGCGCCTGAGTTGGTTCTTATTTCGGCTGGCTTTGACGCAGCCATGGGTGACGAAAAG GGAGAGATGGAAATTACTCCAGCCTGTTACGCACATTTGGTAAACAGTCTTTCTGCCTTTGCTCATGGCAAAATCGCAGTTATTCTTGAG GGTGGATACTGCCTGAAATCATTAGCCGAAGGTGCAGCTTTAACACTACGTTCACTCTTGGGAGATCCGGTTCCTATGATAGAATCTCTCGGGCAACCTTGTGACAG catAATTGAAACTATTTTGAATGTGATTTACACTCATCAAGATTACTGGCAATGTTATCAGTTCACGGAAAAGTACAAACTCAACGAAAAGAGTGAATTGCCTCCGACCgtaaaaaaacatgttcctATTGCTCCGTTCAAGTTTGAAGGCGAAGCAAAACTTGAAAAGTATGAAACCCGCAACTGTTACCCTGTTCAATCAAATGAAACCAAAGAATTGATCAAAAAACGATTAGATGACTTAATATACC GTACTCAACTTTTAGCTCCAAAGCCTGTTTGCTTCGTCTATGATGAAATAATGTTACGACATCAGAATCCGTACGATGG AAATCATCCAGAAAAACCAGCAAGGCTATCGAGTATCTTTGAAAAACACAGTGAATATGGACTCTTAGAGAGGCTGCATATTCTTAAG AGCCGCGTAGCGACCAAAGAAGAGCTATTATTAGTACATAAAGAGGAACATATCGATGCAATGGAGCAGCTGAGTGAGCTAACTGATTCTGAGCTAAAATCAAAAGCGGATGGTTTTGACTCAATCTACTTTAACAAATTTAGTTATGAGGCAGCAACTGTTGCAGCAGGCAGTCTTTTGCAA GTTGTCGATAGTGTTTTAAATGGTGATAGTCGGGCTGGTGTTGCAGTTGTGAGACCACCAGGTCACCATGCTGAGGTTGAGGAACCTTGTGGTTTCTGCCTCTTCAATTCAGCCTCTGTTGCTGCAAAATATGCAATTGAAATGCATGGATTGAAAAG agttcTTTTGCTTGATTGGGATGTTCACCATGGTAATGGAAGTCAGGAGATATTCGAGGCTGATCCGCAAGTGCTTTACATTTCTTTACACCGGTATGATAACGGTTCCTTCTTCCCTCACTCTACAGATGCTGCACACACAGTCGTTGGTGAAGGGAAAGGCAGAGGCTTTAATGTTAATATCCCATGGAATAAG CGGGGCATTGGTAATGCTGAGTATATTGCagcatttcatcaaattgttcTTCCAATTGCATATCAGTTCAATCCTGAGCTTATTATTGTGTCAGCTGGCTTTGATGCTGCCATCGGAGATCCTCTTGGTG GATACAAAGTTACTCCTGAAGCATATGGCCACTTTACACACTGGTTATCAAGCTTAGCTAATGGTCGAGTTATTTTGACGTTGGAAGGAGGGTACAATGTGCGCACAATATCTTACGCTATGACCATGTGCACCAAAGCCCTACTACACGACCCCATTCCCATACTCGATCCCCTCACACCAATTAATCCAAGCGCTATTCAATCGATTAAGCAAGTTATCAGTGTTCAGTCAGAATTTTGGTCTGCCCTCCAATTTTTAGTAGCTATTCCAAGTGACAAAGTTTTAGAAGGAAAACCAGACGAACTCATCTCAATGATGGGCGATTTATCCCTAAAATTGGGTGATTACGCCAATGAAGTAACCAAGTCCTATGACGAAaaagattttggaaatttgagcTGGAACTGTGATAAAAATTCAAGCAATGGTGACGATTGTAAAGTGACTGGAATCTCTTTGAACAACAACCGACATGTCACGCCATCATCTGTTTGTATTTCTTCAAATGTCTCAACTCCCGATTCTTTGAAAAGTGATTCTCTTAACCCTTGTTTTACGTCCAATTGTTCAGACTCGAGTATTGTATCAACGCCAAACTATTTACAATGTGATCCATcaactctcaatttttcatcagttaGTAGCCTTACTCCAAATTCCGTAAAAAGTGATTGCTCAAATTTCAACTCATCGTCCAGCTCTGTGGCCTCTCAAGGCCTTTCAacaccaaatttcataaaaagtgATCAATTAGGCAATAACTCCTTTGAATCTAGTTCAAATTACCTCTCCTGTGATAGTAGTTTTCAGGTAGTATCACCTGGCTTATCGATAATGAATATGAATAATGATTCTCCGAAAAACAGCAATCAGAAATTCACTATGGACGACGGAGCAGGGTGCTCATCATCCTCAGCATCATCATCTCAAAAGCCTGAAAATATTCAAACTCTCTCGGATTACTTGGCGGAAAATATGGAG cttttggtCGGTGGAGAAATGTTTGCTGTGGTACCCAAGAAAAATTGTCCCCACTTGTCCCTTGTCAGGAAAGTACCTGAAACAGGAGTTAACACCAAAGTTCCTTGTGCAACTTGTAGTTCAACAGCAGAAAATTGGTCCTGCCTTACGTGTTACACT GTTCAATGCGGTCGATACATAAAAGGACACATGGCTGAACATAGCACTAAAGAGGGTCATCCTGTGGTTCTCAGTTTTTCTGATCTCTCCGTTTGGTGTTATGGATGTGAAGCATATCTTGATAACGAG GTTCTGTATGAGGCACGAAACGCAGCGCATCAGGACAAATTTGGCTCCGCATTACCGTGGTCTTATGGTCCCAAAGCATCCTCGTGA